From uncultured Pseudodesulfovibrio sp.:
GACGTCTATATCCGCATTCGCGAAATGGAGAAGCCCGAATTCAAACGGCTTCAACAAGGTATGGCAGAAAGATTTCAGGTCCAATACTGGGCTAAAGATCCGGTTCATACCGTCCTGTAATCCCTTCCACACAATCACCACGAGGCCGGACTTGTCCCGGCCTTTTTTATGGCAAACGCACCACGAGAAGTTGCGCACCAAACTCTTTACTTCTGTATTTTCCCATATTCAAAAAGCATGACTTTCACTGGGACCGGTTCACTATTTTACGGCAACCATACGATAAGTTTACTTTTCATAATTGATTAAAAACACACTCAATTACGCCGACGATTATACATTAATAAAGAGACTGCCACGGCCCATAGTGCCGTCAACAAAACATCCCAGCGCGCGCTTCTTCAACAAAATAAACCCTAAAGCAAAATGTGAACTCTACCGAAAAGAAGAGTGACTAAGAAGGAGAAAGGAGCGGTCATGGGTAGCGTTGTTGCATTGGAAGAATTCCGTCAGACTCTCGGCAAACGGGCGTCGCGTGTTCCTGTAAGAGAACACCCTGAAATTCGGGGCGGAGACATATGGGGTCGAGACTATACCGAAGTCGAGGCCATTGTTTTCGGATTGCTTCTCATTCGAGATATTGTGGCCTACCATCAAGGAGAGCTGAATCCCGAATTTGATCACCTTTGTCTGAATGGGCTGGAAGCTGCATACAAGGTCAATGACCTAGGACCAGCCAGACTCAAGGAAGCCATAAAACCGATCAAGGAATGGGTTCTCGACGATATGACCGAAGATAACAAACGGGATATGTCGTGGGCGCTTGTGGTGGCAGACCTCATCGAAAAATCTCCGACCAAATAGATACCGATAAGTGACGATCCCTTTTTACCTAAAATAATTCACTATACAAATTATCGATATCAATATCCCGCCCAGACAGTATCGTCTGGGCGGGGTTCTTTTTTCCAACCAGTAGCACTCAGTCACTGCGAGAAAATACATTTGCTGCCTTACCTCTTCTTTGAAATATCCCTCTTCCGTTTGCCGTTTACCCGATAGTTTCTGCCCTTCCCCGATTATTTGATTGCCTGCGTGCTCAATTCATCTATTATCAACGACATGGACGCAGAATTCACTGGTCACACCGGCCCCCAGATCCTGCTGTCGGCAGGGTGTCTCTTCCATCTCCCGCTGAAGCTCATCGCGCGCATTGGCCGGGACGCTGGCTTTGTGGGCATGGAATTAATCATGAATTCACCCAAACTCACACCCGAGGCAGGACTGGAAAAGATTGATGAGATATTGCCCATACGAAGCCTGCATGCACCGTTTCGTGACTGGGCCGCTTGGGGCGGACATCTCAATTCATGGAAAGCGACGACAGCTTTGGCCAACTCGCTTCCTCAAGCCGATCACATCACCATGCACCCTCCCGGCTCCAAGCTTGCCAACATGATCCAGAACCGCTGGTTCGAAAAGGCCTATGACTTGCCGTTATTGCTCGACGCCAAAGGGCGTATACAATTTTCACTGGAAAACATGCCTTGGGCCGAGGGTTCGCCCTTTGCCAAAGACCCACTCGAAAGGCTCATGGATCAATGTCGGGACAAAAACGTCGGCCTCACCTTTGACGTGTGCCATATGGGTGTTTCGGGACGCGATGTACTTCACGCCATAGACAAGGTGCCTGACAATTTGTTGTACAATGTGCATTACTCTGATGCGGTTGGATACACCGAGCACCTGACACCCGGCGTAGGGAATCTGCCACTGGAAGATTTTCTCAACCGACTTGGCAAACGCGACTATGACCGTTACATAACTCTTGAATTGGAACCGGCTGCATTCCCAGATGACGTTGATGGGACCATTAGAATCCTCTCCGACTTACGGGAAACCATGAAGGCACAAGTGGAACAAGGAAAGAGAGACGCTGAATATGCCGCACGCATACCTTGAACAAGTTCGCCAGAAAAACCAGACAATCAACCCGCTCCTTGCCTTCCTTGGCATTGAAGTTGATGAAATCAAACCGGATAACGCAATTCTCAGACTGCCAGCCAAACCGGAACTCCTTCAAGGCGCGGGGGTTGTCGCCGGTGGCATACTGGCGACCCTGTTGGATGAAACCATGGCCCATGCCGTACTGGGTGGAAACCCGCAAGGCAAACGGACCGCGACTGTGGACATGAATGTCAGCTACCTTCGTCCGGTACAACCTCATACAGATCTCGTTTGCAAAGCCCGGGTGGTCAAGCGTGGCAGCCGCATACTCTTCACAGAAGCCAGCGTTCAGGCTGATGGCCGTGACGTTGCCCGAGCTACCGCATCTTTCCTGCCCATATGACACATTCCCTTGCTCTTTAATTTTCCATGATTACATCCTGAATTGGAGGACATACCCATGACGACTGACACAAAACTCATTGTCTGCCCCGCCTGCCGAGCTCTCAACCGTGTTCATGCCGGACGTGAAGCCAAAGCTGTATGCGGCAAATGCAAGGCCAAGGTTTTCGAAGCAACACCCTTGGAACTGGTTGGCCCCACGTTTGACCGCCATATTGCCAAAAACGACGTCCCTGTACTGGTGGATTTTTATTCTCCCACCTGCGGGCCATGCCTGATGATGGGACCACAATTCGATGATGCGGCAAAACGACTTCATCCCAAGGCGCGTCTGGCCAAACTGGATACCACGGCAGATCAGGCCATTGCCGCCCGGTTCAATGTCATGGCCGTTCCCACGTTGATTCTTTTCAAGGAAGGTCGTGAAATCGCACGCCAGCAAGGCGCAATGAATACGCAGGATATTGAAAACTGGGTCAACAGCTCCATAGGCTAATTTCCCAAACCCCCTTGACGTAAAAGCGTACAGAGGCGAGAACTACCTATGCTCTCCCTCGACGTACCCTTTGTCCCGGATGGGGACTATACCGATTTCCTGGCCCGACACGCGGCATCGCTGACCTCGGTCCATTTCTCTTTATATGATCAACGACTGGCAGATAGTCGGCACCGCATGGAAAGCCCGGGACTGGACAAAATCATCTCGGGCCTTTCTGTCATTAAAGGCGTGGACAAATATGTGCTCATGAACGCACGCCTCCATGCACCGGGACGATATTTCGGCAAAACCGGACTGGACGAAACCGCACGACGCCTTGAACACATTCTCGAAAAAACAGATATCTCAGGTGTCATCTTTGCCGATCCATATTTTCTTCAGGCACTTTCCGACGCCCATCCTGATTTGGCAGAATCGCTGGAAGCCATCCCGAGCGTCAACTGCATGCTGGATTCTCCCGAACGACTTTTCGCCATGCTTGCCATGATCGACGGGACCATGTTCAAGCCGCCATCCCGCATCGTCCCCGACCGGGCACTCAACAGGAATCCTTCACGATTACAGGAACTCATTAATGCGGTACATAGTCTCTATCCGACCATGAAAATACATCTTCTGGCCAACGAAGGGTGCTTATACCAATGCCCCTATAAGCCGGCTCATGATGCCCACATATCGCTGGTCAACGAAGGGCTGTGTCACGAACGAACCTTTGCCATGAATCGAGACCTCGGCTGTGTACGACGATTGTTGCAGGACCCCGGCCTCATGCTCGCCTCGCCATTCATTCGACCTGAAGACGTTCATCGGTACGAAGGACTGATAGACGGCATCAAACTGTGTGGTCGCACCAAGGGAGTCGTCTTCCTCAAAAGGGCCATAACCGCGTATATCGACGGTTCCTACTCGGGCAATCTGCTTGATCTCATGGACGCCATGGGAGACCTCGCAGACCGGATACATACCCCCA
This genomic window contains:
- a CDS encoding PaaI family thioesterase → MPHAYLEQVRQKNQTINPLLAFLGIEVDEIKPDNAILRLPAKPELLQGAGVVAGGILATLLDETMAHAVLGGNPQGKRTATVDMNVSYLRPVQPHTDLVCKARVVKRGSRILFTEASVQADGRDVARATASFLPI
- a CDS encoding sugar phosphate isomerase/epimerase; translation: MLNSSIINDMDAEFTGHTGPQILLSAGCLFHLPLKLIARIGRDAGFVGMELIMNSPKLTPEAGLEKIDEILPIRSLHAPFRDWAAWGGHLNSWKATTALANSLPQADHITMHPPGSKLANMIQNRWFEKAYDLPLLLDAKGRIQFSLENMPWAEGSPFAKDPLERLMDQCRDKNVGLTFDVCHMGVSGRDVLHAIDKVPDNLLYNVHYSDAVGYTEHLTPGVGNLPLEDFLNRLGKRDYDRYITLELEPAAFPDDVDGTIRILSDLRETMKAQVEQGKRDAEYAARIP
- a CDS encoding thioredoxin domain-containing protein, producing MTTDTKLIVCPACRALNRVHAGREAKAVCGKCKAKVFEATPLELVGPTFDRHIAKNDVPVLVDFYSPTCGPCLMMGPQFDDAAKRLHPKARLAKLDTTADQAIAARFNVMAVPTLILFKEGREIARQQGAMNTQDIENWVNSSIG